From a single Fusobacterium pseudoperiodonticum genomic region:
- a CDS encoding EamA family transporter, translated as MWFIFAILSAIFAALTSILAKIGIEGVNSNLATAVRTIVVVLMAWLMVFVTGSQNGFMDISKKSWIFLILSGLATGASWLCYYKALQIGEASKVVPIDKLSIVITVALAFLFLGEQITLKTLIGCSLIVAGTFVMIL; from the coding sequence ATGTGGTTTATTTTTGCAATTTTATCGGCAATATTTGCTGCACTTACTTCAATTTTAGCTAAAATAGGTATTGAAGGAGTCAATTCTAATCTAGCAACAGCAGTGAGAACGATTGTTGTTGTACTTATGGCATGGCTTATGGTTTTTGTAACTGGAAGTCAAAATGGATTTATGGATATAAGTAAAAAAAGTTGGATATTTTTAATTTTATCTGGACTGGCTACAGGAGCTTCTTGGCTTTGTTACTATAAAGCTTTACAAATAGGAGAAGCTTCAAAAGTTGTACCTATAGATAAGCTAAGTATAGTAATAACTGTTGCTTTAGCTTTTCTATTTCTAGGAGAACAAATAACATTAAAAACTTTAATTGGTTGTAGTCTAATTGTTGCAGGAACTTTTGTTATGATTCTATAA
- a CDS encoding MATE family efflux transporter has translation MKKSYDMTKGKIWTTILSFSLPLLGASLIQQLYNTADMIFVGNFVGKEATGAVGASSLLFTCIIGLFTGVSIGVGVAVAQKIGSKDYDIASKVSHTAITFGIFGGIILTILGYFSAEFLLTIMKTPKEIMTDSVIYLKVYFLSMLPMILYNIGAGIIRSTGNSKTPFYILIIGGITNVLANYFFIVILKKGVLGVAIATTLSQTLTALIVLTYLFKNKTIIKFKISELKIDFSLLRQILYFGLPAGIQSMLITFSNIIVQYYINGYGGDAVAAYATYFKLENFIWMPIVAIGQASMTFSGQNVGANNYQRVKKGAFISILLSGGLSILLATIILTFSHTFMRIFIKNEDIIYLGSQIAFTTFPFYWLYSILEVLGSSLRGMGYSIVSMYVTTICLCAVRISLLYLISKFNFDFKSVAYVYPMTWFITASIFIIAFLKIVNKKIKSN, from the coding sequence ATGAAAAAGAGCTATGATATGACAAAGGGAAAGATTTGGACTACAATTTTATCTTTTTCTTTACCACTTTTAGGAGCTAGTTTAATTCAGCAATTATATAATACAGCAGATATGATTTTTGTTGGGAATTTTGTTGGAAAGGAAGCTACTGGTGCAGTTGGAGCAAGTAGTTTGTTATTTACTTGTATTATAGGCTTATTCACAGGTGTTTCAATCGGAGTTGGAGTTGCAGTTGCTCAAAAAATAGGTTCAAAAGATTATGATATAGCATCTAAAGTTTCACATACTGCCATAACATTTGGAATTTTTGGAGGAATAATTTTAACTATCTTAGGATATTTCTCTGCTGAATTTCTTTTGACGATAATGAAAACTCCAAAGGAAATAATGACTGACTCTGTTATTTATTTAAAAGTATACTTTTTAAGTATGTTACCAATGATTTTGTATAATATAGGAGCAGGAATTATTCGTTCTACAGGAAACTCAAAAACACCTTTCTATATTTTAATTATAGGTGGAATAACTAATGTACTAGCAAATTACTTCTTTATAGTAATATTGAAAAAAGGTGTTTTAGGAGTAGCTATTGCAACAACTTTATCACAAACTTTAACAGCTTTAATAGTTTTAACTTACTTATTTAAAAATAAAACAATAATAAAATTCAAAATTTCAGAATTAAAAATAGATTTTTCTTTATTAAGACAAATTCTATATTTTGGCTTACCTGCTGGAATACAATCTATGTTAATAACTTTTTCAAATATAATAGTTCAATATTATATCAATGGTTATGGTGGAGATGCGGTTGCAGCCTACGCAACATATTTTAAATTAGAAAACTTTATTTGGATGCCAATAGTAGCCATAGGTCAAGCAAGTATGACTTTTTCAGGTCAAAATGTTGGAGCAAATAATTATCAAAGAGTTAAGAAGGGAGCGTTTATTTCTATACTTTTATCAGGAGGTTTAAGTATTCTTCTAGCTACAATAATTTTAACTTTCTCTCATACTTTTATGAGAATTTTTATAAAAAATGAAGATATTATTTATCTAGGAAGTCAAATAGCATTTACTACTTTTCCTTTCTATTGGCTTTACTCAATATTAGAGGTTTTAGGAAGTTCTTTGAGAGGAATGGGATATTCTATAGTTTCTATGTATGTGACAACTATTTGTCTATGTGCAGTTAGAATCTCATTGCTTTATTTAATTTCAAAATTTAACTTTGATTTTAAATCAGTTGCCTATGTTTATCCAATGACTTGGTTCATAACAGCTAGTATATTTATTATTGCATTTTTAAAAATCGTAAATAAGAAAATAAAAAGCAATTAA
- a CDS encoding formate/nitrite transporter family protein, whose amino-acid sequence MADGHKTPTELVDYIIKVGIDKATKPLFKLMLLGIFGGAFIALGGAGNIISSSTLVKTDPGFAKFLGAAVFPVGLILVVTLGAELFTSNCLLSVAFVNKKISFAQMIRNLVTVYLFNYVGSFIVAYITVKGGSFNADSLAYLQNIATHKVDASAYALFIKGILCNVLVCGAVIQSYTSRDTIGKLVGAWLPIMLFVLIGYDHSIANMFYLTAAKLTDTSLFGVSGILYNLFYVTLGNILGALAIGLPLYFSYYKKSDN is encoded by the coding sequence ATGGCAGATGGACACAAAACACCGACGGAATTAGTGGACTATATTATTAAAGTTGGAATAGATAAGGCGACTAAACCCTTATTTAAACTTATGTTACTTGGAATTTTTGGAGGAGCTTTTATAGCACTTGGAGGAGCAGGAAATATTATTTCATCTTCTACTTTAGTGAAAACTGATCCAGGATTTGCAAAGTTTTTAGGAGCAGCTGTCTTCCCAGTAGGGCTTATTTTAGTTGTAACACTTGGTGCTGAATTATTTACAAGTAACTGTTTATTATCAGTTGCATTCGTAAATAAAAAAATTAGTTTTGCACAAATGATTAGAAACCTTGTAACTGTTTATCTTTTTAACTATGTTGGAAGTTTTATAGTTGCTTATATCACAGTAAAAGGTGGAAGTTTTAATGCAGATTCACTTGCATATCTACAAAATATAGCTACTCATAAAGTAGATGCTTCAGCTTATGCTCTTTTTATCAAAGGTATATTATGTAATGTTCTAGTATGCGGAGCTGTTATTCAAAGTTATACTTCAAGAGATACTATAGGTAAATTAGTTGGAGCTTGGTTACCTATTATGCTATTCGTTCTTATTGGTTATGACCACTCGATAGCAAATATGTTCTATCTAACTGCTGCTAAATTAACAGACACAAGTTTATTTGGAGTTTCTGGTATCTTATACAATCTATTTTATGTTACATTAGGAAATATCTTAGGAGCTTTAGCTATAGGATTACCTCTATATTTCTCATATTATAAAAAATCAGATAACTAA
- the rpoN gene encoding RNA polymerase factor sigma-54 has translation MILEQKLNQSLKLSQSMKMSLNILEMSMLNLNNFMKNEFSNKFGVEVNYSKQETYNDDDRLEFSFSNEEENFFQILEEQLSYFNISKKIKDICIFIINNLNAKGYLEISKVEIKDILSTSDRELEEAFNIIHNLEPYGVGAYSLEECLKIQLEKKNIIDKKLNLLIDNFLYPLADKKYNLIKDKLNIDETTLTEYIDIIKSLNPIPSRGYNIGKIRKIIPDIFVKQINNEITYEINQDLIPQINIKNNINDKEYKKLNEIIHCIEKRFQTLEKIIKIVLREQKDFFITKGKKMNVLKISELASELNLSSSTVSRAIKEKYIKSDFGIISLRKLFNLSSTIFLCQEKIAEYIENEDREKPYSDQDIVKLLENDGIKIARRTVSKYRIDLGYKSSSERKISL, from the coding sequence ATGATATTAGAACAAAAATTAAATCAATCTTTAAAATTATCTCAATCAATGAAAATGTCACTAAACATTTTAGAAATGTCAATGTTAAATTTAAACAACTTTATGAAAAATGAGTTTTCAAATAAATTTGGAGTTGAAGTAAACTATTCCAAACAAGAAACTTATAATGATGATGATAGATTAGAATTTTCTTTCTCGAATGAAGAAGAAAATTTTTTTCAAATTTTAGAAGAACAGTTATCATATTTTAATATAAGTAAAAAAATAAAAGATATTTGTATTTTTATAATTAACAATTTAAATGCTAAAGGCTATTTAGAAATATCAAAAGTTGAAATTAAAGATATTTTATCTACAAGTGATAGAGAATTAGAAGAAGCTTTTAATATAATTCATAATTTAGAGCCCTATGGAGTTGGAGCATATTCTTTAGAAGAATGTTTAAAAATTCAATTGGAAAAGAAAAATATTATAGATAAAAAATTAAATTTACTTATAGATAATTTTCTTTATCCTTTAGCTGATAAAAAATATAATCTAATTAAAGATAAATTAAATATTGATGAAACTACTTTGACTGAGTATATAGATATTATTAAGTCGTTAAACCCTATACCTAGCCGTGGTTATAATATTGGAAAAATTAGGAAAATTATTCCTGATATTTTTGTAAAACAAATAAACAATGAAATTACATATGAAATAAATCAAGATCTTATACCTCAAATAAATATAAAAAATAACATTAATGATAAAGAATATAAAAAATTAAATGAAATTATACATTGTATAGAAAAAAGATTTCAAACTCTTGAAAAAATTATAAAAATTGTTCTTAGAGAACAAAAAGATTTTTTTATCACTAAAGGTAAAAAAATGAATGTTTTAAAGATTTCTGAACTCGCTTCTGAATTAAATTTAAGTTCATCTACTGTATCAAGAGCAATAAAAGAAAAATATATAAAAAGTGATTTTGGAATAATTTCTTTAAGAAAATTATTCAATTTAAGTTCAACTATCTTTTTATGTCAAGAAAAAATTGCTGAATATATTGAGAATGAAGATAGGGAAAAACCATATTCTGACCAAGATATAGTAAAACTTTTAGAAAATGACGGTATAAAAATTGCTAGAAGAACTGTAAGTAAATATAGAATAGATTTAGGTTATAAGTCTTCATCTGAAAGAAAAATATCTCTTTAG
- a CDS encoding metal ABC transporter permease encodes MNEILKLFLSSYTFKVVTLGCTLLGIVSAIIGTFAVLKKESLLGDGISHSALAGICLAFLISGKKELYILLTGALVIGFLCIFLIHYIERNSKVKLDSAIALLLSTFFGLGLVLLTYLKKVPGAKKAGLNRFIFGQASTLIAKDIYLIIIVGLVLISLVILFWKEIKISIFQADYAKTLGIQSNKINFLVSTMIVVNVIIGIQIAGVILMTAMLVLPSVAARQWSKKLSIVTVLAAIIGGISGAMGSIISTLDASLPTGPLIILVSGIFTLISFLFSKKGIIARNYRIYTRNRKLRLQENKGDNI; translated from the coding sequence ATGAATGAAATATTAAAACTTTTTTTGAGTAGTTATACTTTTAAAGTTGTAACTCTTGGTTGTACACTTTTAGGGATAGTTAGTGCAATCATTGGAACTTTTGCAGTTTTAAAAAAAGAAAGTTTATTGGGCGATGGTATATCTCATTCAGCACTTGCAGGGATATGCCTAGCCTTTTTAATAAGCGGAAAAAAAGAATTATATATACTCTTAACTGGAGCATTAGTGATAGGTTTCCTGTGTATATTTTTAATTCATTATATAGAAAGAAATTCAAAAGTAAAATTGGATAGTGCCATTGCATTGTTACTATCAACTTTCTTTGGGCTTGGTCTAGTTTTACTTACGTATTTAAAGAAAGTTCCTGGAGCTAAAAAAGCAGGTTTAAATAGATTCATATTTGGACAGGCTTCAACTTTAATAGCAAAAGATATTTACCTAATAATTATTGTAGGTTTAGTGTTAATATCTTTAGTTATTCTTTTTTGGAAAGAAATAAAAATAAGTATATTCCAAGCTGATTATGCTAAAACACTTGGAATACAAAGTAATAAAATAAATTTTTTAGTTTCTACTATGATAGTAGTAAATGTTATTATTGGAATACAAATAGCAGGAGTAATTTTAATGACAGCAATGCTTGTTCTACCTTCTGTTGCTGCGAGACAATGGTCTAAGAAATTATCTATTGTTACTGTATTAGCTGCAATAATTGGTGGTATTTCAGGAGCTATGGGAAGTATTATTTCTACACTTGATGCTTCTTTACCGACAGGACCTCTAATAATATTAGTATCAGGAATCTTTACTTTAATTAGTTTTCTATTTTCTAAAAAAGGTATTATTGCAAGAAATTATAGAATTTATACAAGAAATAGAAAATTAAGATTACAAGAAAATAAAGGTGATAATATATGA
- a CDS encoding BdrN protein has product MVWLNSSSAGKQNYLELRLNAPKGERILLDFNPLKTSDIPNCEAKWKDWHCYNNPLRIYLQDYEILLSYFKKIYPFVDASDGTLRQELDVCFDNWIEKNDWLKIINEIENNLEHISDSERKFLSDFIKWLEEALKHTTIIVVEGNL; this is encoded by the coding sequence ATGGTGTGGTTAAATTCAAGCTCTGCTGGAAAACAAAATTATTTAGAATTAAGACTCAATGCACCAAAAGGTGAAAGAATATTACTAGATTTCAATCCACTTAAAACTTCTGATATTCCTAATTGTGAAGCAAAGTGGAAAGATTGGCATTGCTATAATAATCCTTTGAGAATTTATCTTCAAGATTATGAGATTTTACTTTCTTATTTTAAAAAAATCTATCCATTTGTTGATGCTTCTGATGGAACACTAAGACAAGAGCTTGATGTTTGCTTTGACAATTGGATAGAAAAAAATGATTGGTTAAAAATTATTAATGAAATAGAAAATAACTTAGAACATATATCTGATTCAGAAAGAAAATTCTTAAGTGATTTTATCAAATGGCTAGAAGAAGCTTTAAAACATACAACTATTATAGTAGTTGAAGGAAATTTATAG
- a CDS encoding YbaK/EbsC family protein → MSIEAVRKHLEKYGLDSKIREFTESTATVEEAAKVNSCEPARIAKSLSFIINDIPTIIVVAGDAKINNQKFKARFKTKAKMIAGSDVENLIGHPIGGVCPFGIKDNVKVYLDESMKRFETMLPACGTPNSAIELTLEELEKASNYIE, encoded by the coding sequence ATGTCAATAGAAGCAGTTAGAAAACATTTAGAAAAATATGGTTTAGATAGTAAAATAAGAGAGTTTACAGAATCTACAGCAACAGTTGAAGAAGCAGCCAAAGTTAATTCATGTGAACCTGCTAGAATAGCTAAATCTTTATCGTTTATAATAAATGATATTCCAACTATTATAGTTGTTGCGGGAGATGCAAAAATTAATAATCAAAAGTTTAAAGCTAGATTTAAAACTAAGGCTAAAATGATAGCAGGTAGTGATGTTGAAAACTTAATAGGTCATCCTATTGGTGGGGTTTGTCCTTTTGGTATTAAGGATAATGTTAAAGTTTATCTTGATGAATCAATGAAAAGATTTGAAACTATGCTACCAGCTTGTGGAACTCCAAACAGTGCTATTGAACTTACTTTAGAAGAACTTGAAAAAGCTTCAAATTATATTGAATAG
- a CDS encoding metal ABC transporter permease: protein MSAGLTIQIIAILISVACALLGVFLVLRSMSMLTDAISHTVLLGIVLSFFITHKLDSPLLIVGATLTGLLTVYFVEVLSDSKLVKEDAAIGIVLSILFSVAIILISKYTANIHLDIDAVLLGEIAFAPFHTTEIFGFKLATGLVSGLAILVVNLLFITIFFKEIKISIFDKALALTLGLLPEVFHYLLMTLVSVTSVVSFDIVGATLMISFMVGPATTAYMISKNLKTMLVYSSLIGIISSIIGYHLAVFLDVSISGSIAVVIGIIFFIVLFGKRFKKYVKMERA, encoded by the coding sequence ATGAGTGCAGGATTAACAATACAAATAATTGCTATTTTAATTTCAGTAGCTTGTGCACTATTAGGAGTATTTTTAGTTTTAAGATCTATGAGTATGCTAACAGATGCAATAAGCCATACAGTTTTGCTTGGGATTGTGCTTTCATTTTTTATCACCCATAAATTAGATTCTCCTTTACTTATTGTAGGAGCAACTTTAACAGGACTTCTGACTGTTTATTTCGTTGAAGTATTAAGTGATAGTAAATTAGTAAAAGAAGATGCTGCAATAGGAATAGTTTTATCTATTCTATTTAGTGTTGCTATTATTCTTATCTCCAAGTACACAGCAAATATACATTTGGATATTGATGCTGTTTTGCTTGGTGAAATAGCTTTTGCACCTTTTCATACAACAGAAATTTTTGGTTTTAAACTTGCAACTGGTCTTGTAAGTGGGCTTGCAATTTTAGTTGTTAATTTACTATTTATAACTATATTTTTTAAAGAAATTAAAATCTCAATTTTTGATAAGGCTCTAGCTTTAACACTAGGTTTGCTACCTGAAGTTTTTCACTATCTATTGATGACTTTAGTTTCAGTTACCTCTGTAGTTTCATTTGATATCGTAGGTGCAACTCTTATGATTTCTTTTATGGTTGGACCTGCTACTACTGCCTATATGATTTCTAAAAATCTAAAGACCATGCTAGTATATAGTTCTTTAATTGGAATTATTTCATCAATTATAGGTTATCATTTAGCAGTTTTTCTAGATGTTTCTATATCAGGTAGTATAGCTGTGGTCATTGGTATCATATTTTTCATAGTATTATTTGGAAAAAGATTTAAAAAATATGTTAAAATGGAAAGAGCTTAA
- a CDS encoding metal ABC transporter solute-binding protein, Zn/Mn family has protein sequence MKRIFKLLTIMMISLLVIACGEKKESGKIKVTTTLNYYTNLIEEIGGDKVEVTGLMKEGEDPHLYVATAGDVDKLQNADLVVYGGLHLEGKMTEIFDNLSNKYILNLGEQLDKNLLHKENENTYDPHVWFNTEFWAIQAKAVKDKLAEISPENKEYFESNLQAYLKSLDEATEYIQAKINEIPEESRYLITAHDAFAYFAEQFGLQVKAIQGVSTDSEIGTKQIEDLATFIVEHKIKAIFVESSVNHKSIEALQEAVKAKGGNVEIGGELYSDSMGDKENNTETYIKTIKANADTIANALK, from the coding sequence ATGAAAAGAATTTTTAAATTATTAACAATTATGATGATTTCTTTATTAGTTATTGCTTGTGGAGAGAAAAAAGAAAGTGGAAAAATAAAAGTAACTACAACTTTAAATTACTATACTAACCTAATTGAAGAAATTGGTGGAGATAAAGTTGAAGTAACAGGCCTTATGAAAGAAGGTGAAGATCCTCATTTATATGTAGCAACTGCTGGTGATGTTGATAAATTACAAAATGCAGATTTAGTTGTCTATGGTGGACTACATCTTGAAGGAAAAATGACAGAGATTTTTGATAATCTTTCTAACAAATATATTTTAAATTTAGGAGAACAATTAGATAAAAATCTTTTACACAAAGAAAATGAGAATACTTATGACCCTCATGTATGGTTTAACACTGAATTTTGGGCTATACAAGCTAAGGCTGTAAAAGATAAATTAGCTGAAATTTCTCCTGAAAATAAAGAATATTTTGAAAGTAATTTACAAGCTTATTTAAAATCTTTAGATGAAGCTACTGAATATATACAAGCTAAAATAAATGAAATTCCAGAAGAATCTAGATATTTAATTACAGCACATGATGCCTTTGCTTACTTTGCTGAACAATTTGGACTGCAAGTAAAAGCTATACAAGGAGTTTCAACAGACTCTGAAATAGGTACAAAACAAATTGAAGACCTAGCAACTTTTATTGTTGAACATAAAATCAAAGCTATTTTTGTTGAATCATCTGTTAATCATAAAAGTATAGAAGCTTTACAAGAAGCTGTTAAAGCTAAAGGTGGAAATGTTGAAATAGGTGGAGAACTTTATTCAGATTCTATGGGAGATAAAGAAAATAATACTGAGACATATATTAAAACAATTAAAGCAAATGCTGATACTATTGCAAATGCTTTAAAATAG
- a CDS encoding pyridoxal phosphate-dependent aminotransferase yields MRISEKALNMKYSAVRKLVPLASEAESKGVKVYRLNIGQPNIETPELFFEGLRNIPDHVIRYADSRGIKELLDQVIEVYSRDGHILKKEDIIVTQGGSEALTMAMLAICNPDDEVLVPEPFYSNYKSFIDIAGAKIVPIATDITNDFALPKKEEIQKLISPRTKAILYSNPCNPTGKVYTKEEVELMADLAVENDLFIVADEPYREFIYDDNDKHYSLLDIEKARENTIIIDSVSKHYSACGARVGFLISRNEEFMKYIMKFCQARLAAPTVEQYAVANLMKAPKEYFKEIKEIYKRRRDIIVNSLNKIEGVTCSAPKGAIYAFAKLPVDSSEEFCKWLLTDFRYDNSTVMLAPGEGFYETAGLGKQEVRFSFCVGEEDIEKAMKVLEEALKVYKK; encoded by the coding sequence ATGAGAATTTCAGAAAAGGCATTGAACATGAAATATTCGGCAGTTAGAAAATTAGTTCCTTTAGCTTCTGAAGCTGAGAGTAAAGGAGTTAAAGTTTATAGATTGAATATAGGTCAACCTAACATAGAGACACCTGAATTATTCTTTGAAGGTTTAAGAAATATCCCAGATCATGTTATAAGATATGCTGATTCTAGAGGAATAAAAGAACTATTAGATCAAGTAATAGAAGTTTATTCAAGAGATGGTCATATTCTTAAAAAAGAAGATATAATTGTAACACAAGGTGGAAGTGAAGCTTTAACAATGGCAATGCTAGCTATTTGTAATCCTGATGATGAAGTTTTAGTTCCAGAACCTTTTTATTCAAATTATAAAAGCTTTATAGATATAGCGGGAGCTAAAATTGTTCCTATAGCAACAGATATAACAAATGATTTCGCATTACCTAAAAAAGAAGAAATTCAAAAGTTAATAAGTCCTAGAACAAAGGCTATTTTATATTCAAATCCTTGTAATCCAACAGGAAAGGTTTACACAAAAGAAGAAGTTGAATTAATGGCAGATTTAGCAGTAGAAAATGACTTATTTATTGTTGCTGATGAACCGTATAGAGAATTTATCTATGATGATAATGATAAGCATTATTCATTATTAGATATAGAAAAAGCTAGAGAAAATACTATAATAATAGACAGTGTTTCTAAACATTATAGTGCTTGTGGAGCAAGAGTGGGATTCTTGATTTCTAGAAATGAAGAATTCATGAAGTATATTATGAAGTTTTGTCAAGCAAGACTTGCAGCACCAACTGTTGAACAATATGCAGTGGCTAATTTAATGAAAGCTCCAAAAGAGTATTTTAAAGAAATAAAGGAAATCTATAAGAGAAGAAGAGATATTATAGTAAATTCTTTAAATAAAATAGAAGGAGTAACCTGTTCAGCACCTAAGGGAGCAATATATGCTTTTGCAAAATTACCAGTTGACAGCTCAGAAGAATTTTGTAAATGGTTATTGACAGATTTTAGATATGATAACTCAACAGTTATGTTAGCACCTGGAGAAGGTTTCTATGAAACGGCAGGTTTAGGTAAACAAGAAGTTAGATTCTCTTTCTGTGTTGGTGAAGAGGATATAGAAAAAGCTATGAAAGTGCTTGAAGAAGCATTAAAAGTATATAAAAAATAA
- a CDS encoding ATP-binding protein → MLKKENELKNRSHYLEKLIEFKDTDFVKIITGIRRCGKSSLMKLMIKHLLDNGIEKNQIIQINFESMEFKRMTVEELYNYVKSNLPKNKKAYLFFDEIQKVLEWQDAINSFRVDFECDIYITGSNAFLLSSEYATYLAGRSIEIKVYPLSFIEFIDFHGYKIIEKKSLTGGISRKVENENGETYEIKELFDAYITFGGMPSLTELPLEIDKALTILDGIYSSVVIRDILEREKQKDRRQVTDSSLLRKIIMFLADNIGNNTSINSISNVLLNEKLIETKPAVQTVQSYVATLLEAYVFYEIKRFDIKGKEFLKTLGKYYIVDIGLRNYLLGFRNRDIGHIIENIVYFELLRRGYDVAIGKIGDNEIDFIATNANTKIYIQVTENIANSSTRERELTPFYKIQDNFEKIVITNDESYLGVHDGIKIIRLVDFLLDENIL, encoded by the coding sequence ATGTTAAAAAAAGAAAATGAATTAAAAAATCGTAGTCACTACTTAGAAAAACTAATTGAATTCAAAGATACTGATTTTGTAAAAATCATCACAGGTATTCGTCGTTGTGGAAAATCAAGTCTAATGAAATTAATGATAAAACATCTTTTAGATAATGGTATAGAAAAAAATCAAATTATACAAATAAATTTTGAGTCAATGGAATTCAAAAGAATGACTGTTGAAGAGCTATATAATTACGTAAAAAGTAATTTACCTAAAAATAAAAAAGCTTATTTGTTTTTTGATGAAATACAAAAAGTTCTAGAATGGCAAGATGCTATAAATTCATTTAGAGTTGATTTTGAATGTGATATCTATATAACTGGTTCTAATGCTTTTTTACTATCAAGTGAGTATGCAACTTACTTAGCTGGAAGAAGTATTGAGATTAAAGTTTATCCTTTATCTTTTATTGAATTTATTGACTTTCATGGATATAAAATTATTGAAAAGAAAAGTTTAACTGGAGGTATAAGTAGAAAAGTTGAAAATGAAAATGGTGAAACATATGAAATAAAAGAACTTTTTGATGCATATATCACTTTTGGTGGTATGCCTAGTCTTACAGAACTTCCTTTAGAAATAGATAAGGCTCTAACTATTCTTGATGGGATTTATTCCAGTGTAGTAATAAGAGATATCTTAGAGCGTGAAAAACAAAAAGATAGAAGACAGGTAACTGATTCAAGTCTATTAAGAAAAATTATAATGTTTTTAGCAGATAATATTGGAAATAATACTTCTATTAATTCCATTTCTAATGTTTTGTTAAATGAAAAATTAATTGAAACTAAACCTGCTGTTCAAACGGTACAGTCTTATGTAGCAACTCTTCTTGAAGCATATGTCTTTTATGAAATAAAAAGGTTTGATATCAAAGGAAAAGAATTTTTAAAAACTTTAGGAAAATATTATATAGTAGACATTGGACTAAGAAATTATTTATTAGGATTTAGAAATAGAGATATAGGACATATTATTGAAAATATTGTTTATTTTGAATTATTACGTCGTGGATATGATGTAGCAATAGGTAAAATTGGAGATAATGAAATAGATTTTATTGCTACAAATGCAAATACAAAAATCTACATACAAGTAACTGAAAATATTGCTAACTCTAGCACAAGAGAAAGAGAGTTAACACCATTTTATAAAATTCAAGATAACTTTGAAAAAATAGTAATCACTAATGATGAAAGTTATCTAGGAGTACATGACGGAATTAAAATTATTAGATTAGTAGATTTTCTACTTGATGAAAATATATTATAG
- a CDS encoding metal ABC transporter ATP-binding protein, producing MNAIEIKNLTVAYGENIALEDLNLNIEVGSLMALVGPNGAGKSTLIKTILKFLKQITGEIKINAKTLAYVPQRNSVDWDFPTTLFDVVEMGCYGRVGLFKRVSKGEKQKVLKAIEQVGMLEFKDRQISELSGGQQQRAFIARALVQEADIYLMDEPFQGVDSTTEKSIVEILKQLKAEGKTIIVVHHDLQTVPTYFESVALINKAVIVSGKVSEVFTQENIDVTYRKI from the coding sequence ATGAATGCAATTGAAATTAAAAATCTGACAGTTGCTTATGGAGAAAATATAGCACTAGAAGATCTTAATTTAAATATAGAAGTAGGAAGTTTGATGGCACTTGTTGGACCAAATGGTGCAGGTAAATCAACCCTTATAAAAACTATATTAAAATTTTTAAAACAAATAACAGGTGAAATAAAAATAAATGCTAAAACTTTAGCCTATGTTCCTCAAAGAAATAGTGTTGATTGGGATTTCCCAACAACACTATTTGACGTTGTAGAAATGGGTTGTTATGGAAGAGTAGGACTTTTTAAAAGAGTTAGTAAAGGGGAAAAACAAAAAGTCTTAAAGGCAATAGAACAAGTAGGGATGTTGGAGTTTAAAGACAGACAAATATCTGAGCTTTCAGGTGGACAACAGCAAAGAGCTTTTATAGCTAGAGCTTTGGTACAAGAAGCTGATATTTATTTAATGGATGAACCTTTTCAAGGAGTGGATTCAACAACTGAAAAATCGATAGTGGAAATATTAAAACAATTAAAAGCTGAAGGTAAAACTATAATAGTTGTACATCATGATTTACAAACTGTACCAACTTATTTTGAGTCTGTTGCACTTATTAATAAAGCTGTTATTGTTAGTGGAAAGGTAAGTGAAGTTTTTACACAAGAAAATATTGATGTGACATATAGAAAGATTTGA